In the Ursus arctos isolate Adak ecotype North America unplaced genomic scaffold, UrsArc2.0 scaffold_30, whole genome shotgun sequence genome, one interval contains:
- the LOC113248693 gene encoding putative 60S ribosomal protein L39-like 5 — protein sequence MSPHKTLRIQSFLSRKQKQNCPIPQWIWMKTGNKIRYSFKRRHWKRTKLGL from the coding sequence ATGTCTCCTCACAAAACTTTGAGGATCCAGTCATTCCTGtccaggaaacaaaagcagaattgtCCCATTCCCCAGTGGATTTGGATGAAAACTGGTAATAAAATCAGGTACAGCTTTAAGAGGAGACATTGGAAAAGAACCAAGCTGGGTCTATAA